A segment of the Mercurialis annua linkage group LG4, ddMerAnnu1.2, whole genome shotgun sequence genome:
tcaACGTGAGAATACACAGAAACGGAGGAAATTGAAAACCATACCTAGATTGGATTCAGAAATCAAGAAAGAAAAATCGGAGCGGGGTTTGGAAGGAGGACTTCTACGCTGCGTTTTAAACTTCGGAACCAGATCAATTAGGTATACTTCCTTattttcttcttgttcttgcgtCTCTGTATTGGTAACCATTGTTgtgaattagaagaagaagaaataaaaataactgaATTGTTTTTGCAGTTTATGGGTGCCCTTTTATAGCATATGTTTTGAATTGTCCATGTTTTATTTGGTTTTCCTGGTGGGATCATGATTTCTGATTTTACTAAATCTAAGACTATTTGGATGTTCTGTTTTCTTAAACGGGATTAACAGAATTGTATATTTTCACCATAcacctttttaaatatatttcaatgatctgaaaatgaatttaattagtACGATtttttgaatatgaaattttaataaatactgACTAATCTATATCTAACCAAAAATTAACACACTAAGTTACAATTTACATTAACAAAATACACCAAAACCATACAAAAGGATGATGATTTCTAATTGAAGGCTGAAAATTATCAGCATTCGCATCTTAAAAGGATAAAACTTTTTCTAAATAACAAATTGTGTTATTcaagaatataaatatatttttcaaggataatagtatatatattttgtttgaaaataataatttaaatacttAATTTCGAATTCATCACGTTCATCAATAAATACTTGATATTTAGGGACTTCCAAAAAAAAGGGTGTCATGCAACATATACAATCAGAACTTTACTCCTTATGAACTCTATTAACCTAAGAGCACACATAAAACAATACATTGTGGTTCACGGTATCTATCATAAGCATGATATTAAACTTTCTGgatcactcaagtctcaggaaatttcaaaaaagtcactaaagtcaattttcttacaaattggtcactgaactataccttttattacaaaatatttctattgttacgaaaagaacactaaactttttgtgaactacaataaaatcattgggttattccttttattacaaaaaagtcattgaactatatttctttttgtaattttggctttcCACATAAGaaaaaatgttaggtttttatGTCGTTTTATACGGGTGAACCCTTCtgtaataaataatatagttcagtgaccattttgtaagaaaattgactttagtgacttttttgaaatttccagagacttgagtgacccagagagtttaatatccatcATAAGCGTCAAGAATTCAATACTCTCATAATATGCGACATGAAAAGAAAATATGTAAAGTATTTCGAAATTTGTTTTGGACAAAAatcgaatcaaatcaaataataaaactggattgaattaaattaaataactaaattaaatcgataaattatTCCAATTTGGGTTGACATGATAAAAAAACTAGTTCACTTCAGTTTTAGactaccaatttttttaattaaaatttaggataaaaaattaaaaaattgaattcaatAATTTGAtgaatcacaaaacaaatccgagttTCAAGATACCTACACACGGCAAAAAACTGATGTCAGAAGAAACTCTGCTGGGATCACCGGGAGTTCACTCTGACGCTCATGTAAGattttagtgagagaaaaagaagaagagaaaaaagatGTATTatgaagaaaaacaaatctTTATAGTTTACACGTAAAGTTGTTTTATAGTGGAGCCCGTGCAAACTTTTTGTCGTGTTATCCTCTTCTCCTTCTTCTGGTCCCCACTTTCTATTATACTTACGTGGCATGCTCTTCCGCATTTTGACTTAGTCAGGTGTGCCTAGCGCATGGAACATTTTTTGTACTTGTCAGAAAATCTTCTGTGATCCCAAGAATCAGTTACACGTGAGTGCAATCCGAGGTGTAAATTCGGGCTGCATTAGGTGTCGTATCTCCAATTACTTGTTTTAAGAAAACTACGAGATACGACCTTGTGACACTAATTTACCGATATACGATCTCGATCTTCATAGCAATTGGTAAGCCTCCACTTAACTGATCTATTTGTTATTGGTCCGAGGTACGAATTTGTCCCCTGTAGCTCGGTGACCTCCTTATATACTAGGTCGGTTAATTGTTTGACTTAGTTATACTTACTTTTTGTGAGATTGCTTCACCCCTTTTAGGTGTTATCACTACAACACTACGTTatcatttggtttagtttgattaaaataaaataaaattgtggtctagttcaaattaaatcaaatgcACTACACTCACTCCTACTCTCAAATACACCGAAATCAACACTGAGGAACGCAATCAAGAGAATAAAGTGGACGATCACTCTTCTAGCCGCTAGTCACcggtttttttttatcattttaaagctatttttttctctctagtctttttattttatttattttttaaaaatcagtcGTTTTCTCTTCgcttttctttttttccatttttaaatttcacGGCTTGATCAATTATAACTATTTACAAATATAGAATGCTTCATGTTTCTCaatcaaaaatcaacaaaaatcacaTTTGAAAACTCATTATGTTAGCCATAATTGCGAAATATCCACTTAAACCTCTATAATTTGTAGTATAacatatgataaatttatataggGCAGAAGCAGTAGCAtagtcaaaaatttaaaataaaaagacaacTTCGATTTCGGAACCAAAGAAGtcaacaatataaaaaaaatcaattagattgatttattatatataaataaatagaaaaatatatttttaaaaaagttaaagggGGACAATTGCCCCTCCTACGTACTCTTCAAGTGGTTACAACACCGGGCACAAGGTTATCTTGTAACTATTAGCCCCCTTACATTTATAAAGAGGAGGAGTGTCACCAATATAAGTATGAGATGAGCTACACAATTCCTTAAAACGTGATGAAATTTCATTAGGTCCACAATACTTCGGATCCTTCAATATATCACACGGGCTATAACACCCGACATATGCTCCTTTTTTGTTATAAGCCACCAGAGGAGCTGGACAAACATTGCTTATATCTTTAACACAATCCACAACCGGGCATGGCCCGGATCCGCCATCCACCAATGACCCGCCATCGGGCTGTATCCGAACCGCGACATTATGGCCGTGGATCAAGCTGGATTCATATGTGACTACATTGTTGTTGATGTTAAAGTTGAGCTGGGTGACGGGGTAAGTAGGTGGTGCACCGTGGCAATATGTATCACCCGTCCCGCAATCTCCGGTTTCACAAGAGAAATAACCCGTAGCATTTTTGGAGCACTGGGTTCTTGCCCATATAGTGCCAGCCCATGGGTCAGACATGTAAAGTACCTCTAGCGTATCGGGTCCGTTTTGAGGATTCAAGTCACCATCATCTGGGTAAGATCCAAGCCATAGGGTCTCTCGGCAATTGTTCTCAATGTAGAAGGTTACATCAGCACTTCCTCCTATGAAACACAAAAAAGTGCAAACTTTAAAGattaaattaatcataaaagaaaaaactaaaTGCAAAATACGAACGTtcactttttattatttaaattatcggATAATgtttcgataaaaaaaaaagattatttccatttaaaaaaacGTTATATTTTATGCTTTAAATTATgcataaaataatagtaattaaaaattttggACAACGCCGACAACGCCATAATATGGAAACAAACGACATTGTTTCCATTCATTATAAAACTGTCAAAACAACATTATTTGGTGATGAAAAATTACTTTGGATtagaaattgctaaaatataaaaagttaaattatttatatgtaaaGTTTAAAgcactaaaataaataaaattgatgtttcTAATGCAAATAATCTTTAAAATAACGATGATGTGGATGCTATAAtacatattataaatttattattctgTATTCAtcacaatatatttttattgaaaaattgtcagcattttaaatttcaaataaatatattgtaatttgataaaattaattaaaaattcgtattaaaattcataaatataaattggaAATCAATCTAAAAAGCAACATACAAAAGAAAGTATCATGAACCTGAACAAAGCATAAAGAGAACAAGAAGGTTGAAGAAGGATTTGAAAGCCATTGATTCTGACTGTGCAATTTAGATGATAGAATAAGAAGGTGATCAAATGGGTATTTATAAGAAGTTCAGGGAGGAAATATTATGCTTTGTGGTCATAAAATCTGATGGATTTGTTTTTAGTTTGGGtatttaatgaatttatttGTCCAGTCAATCTTCcactttttttactttaattgcTGTGGAGACATGGTTGTTTTTTTTCCGTTTTGGTATTGATCGGATCCGTTATCtagtcaattttatgctttattaTTCTCCTATTGCGGTTACATTTTGTGTTTATAATAATCTTTTGGATATTAGATAAGAGATGGGAAAATTATAAAGTGACTTTACTTTTTATAGAGTAAATAAATATTGTCAACAAATGTAATTAGAtgataaaattagttttattgaATGATAAAGCAAGTAAAGTGGATAGAAATCCGGCAATTTTAGTGAAGAAATCAGAAAATGAATAAAACAGTGAAAGAAAAAGAtggttgttaatttttttaaaagataagatgAGCTAATTATAAAATATCGATAACAAggaaaaaattaatacataactGAGAAATGGTCGCTCA
Coding sequences within it:
- the LOC126678197 gene encoding thaumatin-like protein 1, which translates into the protein MAFKSFFNLLVLFMLCSGGSADVTFYIENNCRETLWLGSYPDDGDLNPQNGPDTLEVLYMSDPWAGTIWARTQCSKNATGYFSCETGDCGTGDTYCHGAPPTYPVTQLNFNINNNVVTYESSLIHGHNVAVRIQPDGGSLVDGGSGPCPVVDCVKDISNVCPAPLVAYNKKGAYVGCYSPCDILKDPKYCGPNEISSRFKELCSSSHTYIGDTPPLYKCKGANSYKITLCPVL